Proteins encoded within one genomic window of Triticum aestivum cultivar Chinese Spring chromosome 2D, IWGSC CS RefSeq v2.1, whole genome shotgun sequence:
- the LOC123051694 gene encoding RNA-binding protein 48 isoform X2, protein MPRGRDEPATVRVYIVCDESKYLIVRNVPSLGCGDELGTLFSSDGPLEECKPMDAEDCEEYTDVFFIKFSQLSNARFTKRKLDESVFLGNRLQVSYAPQFENILDTKEKLEVRRNEVLGRIRSSVGSRSERLTQYSPWQGSSSGNLHHHMSPNKREYTKTLHASHIEDVRFSHVSSNKDYFPSESMNATVNLVRQKLDKIQSGSDGSNAVAASKKPRVDDRRRI, encoded by the exons ATGCCgcgcggccgcgacgagccggccACCGTGCGCGTCTACATAGTATGCGACGAGTCCAA GTACCTCATCGTCCGGAACGTGCCTTCTCTCGGGTGCGGCGACGAGCTCGGCACCCTGTTCTCGTCGGACGGGCCGCTGGAAGA GTGCAAGCCCATGGACGCCGAGGACTGCGAAGAGTACACCGACGTCTTCTTCATCAAGTTCTCGCAGCTCAGCAACGCGAG GTTCACAAAAAGGAAGTTAGATGAGTCTGTATTTCTTGGCAACCGGTTGCAGGTGTCATATGCACCTCAATTTGAGAATATTTTGGATACCAAGGAGAAACTGGAAGTCAGGAGAAACGAAGTCCTTGGCCGAATAAGAT CCTCTGTTGGAAGCAGATCAGAACGGTTGACTCAGTATTCTCCGTGGCAGGGATCTTCTAGTGGGAACTTGCATCATCATATGAGCCCCAATAAGAG GGAATACACAAAGACACTTCATGCTTCTCATATCGAAGATGTTCGTTTCAGTCATGTGTCCTCTAATAAG GACTATTTTCCATCCGAGTCGATGAATGCAACTGTAAATCTTGTGAGGCAGAAGCTTGATAAG ATACAGTCCGGCAGTGATGGTTCCAATGCTGTAGCTGCGTCCAAGAAACCAAGGGTCGATGACCGTAGGCGCATTTGA
- the LOC123051694 gene encoding RNA-binding protein 48 isoform X1 — protein sequence MRRVQVPFPSPTPASPPPQHCRWLIQSFSLPLAADPKPTAGTSSSGTCLLSGAATSSAPCSRRTGRWKSEPCKPMDAEDCEEYTDVFFIKFSQLSNARFTKRKLDESVFLGNRLQVSYAPQFENILDTKEKLEVRRNEVLGRIRSSVGSRSERLTQYSPWQGSSSGNLHHHMSPNKREYTKTLHASHIEDVRFSHVSSNKDYFPSESMNATVNLVRQKLDKIQSGSDGSNAVAASKKPRVDDRRRI from the exons ATGCGACGAGTCCAAGTACCATTTCCCAGCCCTACCCCAGCATCTCCTCCTCCGCAGCACTGCCGCTGGCTAATCCAATCCTTCTCCCTCCCACTCGCCGCGGACCCCAAACCAACCGCAGGTACCTCATCGTCCGGAACGTGCCTTCTCTCGGGTGCGGCGACGAGCTCGGCACCCTGTTCTCGTCGGACGGGCCGCTGGAAGAGTGAGCC GTGCAAGCCCATGGACGCCGAGGACTGCGAAGAGTACACCGACGTCTTCTTCATCAAGTTCTCGCAGCTCAGCAACGCGAG GTTCACAAAAAGGAAGTTAGATGAGTCTGTATTTCTTGGCAACCGGTTGCAGGTGTCATATGCACCTCAATTTGAGAATATTTTGGATACCAAGGAGAAACTGGAAGTCAGGAGAAACGAAGTCCTTGGCCGAATAAGAT CCTCTGTTGGAAGCAGATCAGAACGGTTGACTCAGTATTCTCCGTGGCAGGGATCTTCTAGTGGGAACTTGCATCATCATATGAGCCCCAATAAGAG GGAATACACAAAGACACTTCATGCTTCTCATATCGAAGATGTTCGTTTCAGTCATGTGTCCTCTAATAAG GACTATTTTCCATCCGAGTCGATGAATGCAACTGTAAATCTTGTGAGGCAGAAGCTTGATAAG ATACAGTCCGGCAGTGATGGTTCCAATGCTGTAGCTGCGTCCAAGAAACCAAGGGTCGATGACCGTAGGCGCATTTGA